A single Nocardioides bizhenqiangii DNA region contains:
- a CDS encoding dihydrolipoamide acetyltransferase family protein, which translates to MTTSTAGAQVFRLPDLGEGLTEAEIVRWLVAVGDQVAVDQAIVEVETAKSLVEVPSPYAGRVATLHGAEGATVPVGSPLITVDAADPTDPPDPVVSTDAATTPAAEAYREEERAGSGNVLIGYGTAEAGGRGRKRRPRPVASAPVKVAAAPSPPPPSPATGPGKPPLVISPLVRRLARDGGVDLADVTPTGEGGVITRSDVVRALADREKPSPATPAATPSGTGERRTPLNGFRKAVAAQLSRSRSEIPEATVWVDVDATALWELREGTRTAADPGPGLLAYLARFVVAGLKQYPVLNARLDVERQEIVEHDHIHLGLAVQSERGLVVPAVLNAETMTTDQLDAAIRALTSRAREGRATAEELAAGTFTLNNYGGFRVDGSAAIINHPQVAILGFGRILDRPWVVDGAIVPRKITQMSFVFDHRVCDGGTAAGFMRVVADAIEDPAAAIRGL; encoded by the coding sequence ATGACCACGTCGACCGCGGGCGCCCAGGTGTTCAGGCTCCCCGACCTGGGGGAGGGGCTCACCGAGGCGGAGATCGTGCGCTGGCTCGTCGCCGTCGGCGACCAGGTCGCCGTCGACCAGGCGATCGTCGAGGTCGAGACCGCCAAGTCCCTCGTCGAGGTGCCGTCGCCGTACGCCGGCCGGGTGGCTACCCTGCACGGCGCCGAGGGCGCGACCGTGCCCGTGGGCTCGCCGCTGATCACCGTCGACGCGGCCGACCCGACAGATCCCCCAGACCCCGTGGTCTCCACGGACGCTGCCACGACTCCCGCGGCCGAGGCGTACCGCGAGGAGGAGCGGGCCGGTTCGGGCAACGTGCTCATCGGCTACGGCACCGCCGAGGCCGGCGGCCGCGGTCGCAAGCGCAGGCCGCGACCGGTCGCGTCTGCTCCCGTGAAGGTGGCGGCGGCGCCGTCTCCGCCACCCCCGTCCCCGGCAACGGGTCCGGGCAAGCCGCCGCTCGTCATCTCGCCCCTCGTACGACGCCTGGCCCGGGACGGAGGCGTAGACCTCGCCGACGTCACCCCCACCGGCGAGGGCGGCGTGATCACGCGCAGCGACGTCGTGCGCGCGCTGGCCGACCGCGAGAAGCCGAGTCCCGCCACGCCCGCGGCAACGCCGAGCGGCACCGGCGAACGCCGTACACCGCTCAACGGCTTCCGCAAGGCGGTGGCGGCGCAGCTGAGCCGCAGCCGCAGCGAGATCCCAGAGGCGACGGTCTGGGTCGACGTCGACGCCACGGCCCTGTGGGAGCTGCGGGAAGGCACCCGCACGGCCGCTGATCCCGGCCCCGGGCTGCTGGCCTACCTCGCCCGCTTCGTCGTCGCCGGCCTGAAGCAGTACCCGGTCCTCAACGCGCGCCTCGACGTCGAGCGGCAGGAGATCGTCGAGCACGACCACATCCACCTCGGCCTCGCCGTGCAGAGCGAACGCGGGCTCGTCGTGCCGGCGGTCCTGAACGCCGAGACGATGACCACCGACCAGCTCGACGCCGCGATCCGCGCCCTCACCTCGCGTGCCCGGGAAGGACGGGCGACGGCCGAGGAGCTGGCCGCCGGGACCTTCACCCTCAACAACTACGGCGGGTTCCGGGTCGACGGCAGCGCGGCGATCATCAACCATCCCCAGGTGGCGATCCTCGGGTTCGGGCGGATCCTCGACCGACCGTGGGTGGTCGACGGCGCGATCGTGCCCCGCAAGATCACCCAGATGTCGTTCGTTTTCGACCACCGAGTCTGCGACGGCGGGACGGCCGCCGGCTTCATGCGCGTCGTCGCCGACGCGATCGAGGACCCTGCCGCCGCGATCCGCGGCCTCTGA
- a CDS encoding NIPSNAP family protein, whose protein sequence is MITCVIDYTIDPAKTADFERFAAEWIRLVNEHGGQHHGYFLPAEGASDRALALFTFPSLARYEEFRALFGEHPEFIAADRIRDESGCVVRYERTFMRPVFAGDSPTA, encoded by the coding sequence GTGATCACCTGCGTCATCGACTACACGATCGATCCCGCCAAGACGGCCGACTTCGAGCGGTTCGCCGCCGAGTGGATCCGGCTGGTCAACGAGCACGGCGGCCAGCACCACGGTTACTTCCTGCCCGCCGAGGGCGCGAGCGACCGCGCGCTGGCGCTCTTCACCTTCCCGTCGCTGGCGCGGTACGAGGAGTTCCGCGCCCTGTTCGGCGAGCACCCGGAGTTCATCGCCGCCGACCGCATCCGCGACGAGTCGGGGTGCGTGGTCCGCTACGAGCGGACCTTCATGCGGCCGGTGTTCGCGGGTGATTCGCCGACGGCCTAG
- the paaZ gene encoding phenylacetic acid degradation bifunctional protein PaaZ, translating into MSALLESYVAGHWFRAQDEGEPLLDAVTGEEVARVSTRGLDFAALVAHAREVGGPAVRRLTFHERAGMLKALAKHLGGFKDEFYALSLRTGATQRDSMVDIDGGIGTLFSYSSKGTRELPNDTVVLDGVTEPLGRGGAFVGQHVYTSRTGVAVQINAFNFPVWGMLEKLAPAFLAGLPSIVKPASQTAYLTEAVVRRIIESEILPAGSLQLVAGSAGTLLDELDEQDSVAFTGSAHTAAILRNHRSVLHRGVRLGVEADSLNCSILGIDVTAEDPELDLFVKGVVTEMTVKAGQKCTAIRRAIVPDALADTVVTAISDRLAKIAVGNPANESVRMGALASRSQRDEVRKAIEALRNSADIVYGNPDRVDVVDADAEQGAFLSPVLLRAHPGATEPHDVEPFGPVSTVLTYSTTDEAVALAARGRGSLVASLVTHDPAIARQVTLGLAPWHGRVLVLDRDDAAEAAQAGGHGSPLPNLVHGGPGRAGGGEELGGIRGVLHHMQRTAIQASPDMLTAITGRWTTGAERRVDEGHPFRKSLAELRIGDSIVSDSRTVTLADIDHFAEFTGDTFYAHTDPEAAAANPLFGGIVAHGYLVVSLAAGLFVEPNPGPVLANFGVDNLRFLTPVKAEDTIRVTLTVKQVTPRTSADYGEVRWDAVVTNQDDAPVATYDVLTLVAKTWPQEDAATN; encoded by the coding sequence GTGAGCGCACTGCTGGAGAGCTACGTCGCGGGCCACTGGTTCCGCGCCCAGGACGAGGGCGAACCGCTCCTGGACGCGGTCACCGGCGAAGAGGTCGCCCGGGTGTCGACCCGCGGCCTCGACTTCGCCGCGCTGGTCGCCCACGCCCGCGAGGTGGGCGGTCCCGCCGTACGCCGACTGACCTTCCATGAGCGGGCCGGCATGCTCAAGGCGCTGGCCAAGCACCTCGGTGGGTTCAAGGACGAGTTCTACGCGCTGTCGCTCCGCACCGGTGCCACGCAGCGCGACTCGATGGTCGACATCGACGGCGGCATCGGCACCCTGTTCTCCTACTCGAGCAAGGGCACCCGTGAGCTGCCCAACGACACGGTCGTGCTCGACGGCGTGACCGAGCCCCTCGGCCGCGGCGGCGCGTTCGTCGGCCAGCACGTCTACACCTCGCGCACCGGCGTCGCGGTCCAGATCAACGCATTCAACTTCCCGGTCTGGGGCATGTTGGAGAAGCTCGCACCGGCCTTCCTCGCGGGCCTGCCCAGCATCGTCAAGCCCGCCAGCCAGACCGCCTACCTCACCGAGGCGGTCGTCCGCCGGATCATCGAGTCCGAGATCCTGCCCGCCGGCAGCCTGCAGCTGGTGGCGGGCAGCGCCGGCACCCTGCTCGACGAGCTCGACGAGCAGGACTCGGTCGCCTTCACCGGATCGGCGCACACCGCCGCCATCCTGCGCAACCACCGGTCGGTGCTCCACCGGGGCGTGCGGCTCGGTGTCGAGGCGGACTCGCTCAACTGCTCGATCCTCGGCATCGATGTCACCGCGGAGGACCCCGAGCTCGATCTCTTCGTCAAGGGCGTCGTCACGGAGATGACGGTCAAGGCCGGGCAGAAGTGCACGGCCATTCGACGGGCGATCGTGCCCGACGCGTTGGCCGACACGGTGGTCACCGCGATCAGCGACCGGCTCGCCAAGATCGCCGTCGGCAACCCGGCGAACGAGTCGGTGCGGATGGGCGCGCTGGCCAGCCGCAGCCAGAGGGACGAGGTGCGCAAGGCGATCGAGGCGCTGCGCAACAGCGCCGACATCGTGTACGGCAACCCCGACCGGGTCGACGTCGTCGACGCGGACGCCGAGCAGGGCGCGTTCCTCTCCCCCGTGCTGCTGCGCGCACACCCCGGCGCCACCGAGCCGCACGACGTCGAGCCCTTCGGCCCGGTCTCCACGGTCCTGACGTATTCCACGACCGACGAGGCGGTCGCCCTCGCCGCCCGCGGCAGGGGCAGCCTGGTGGCATCGCTGGTCACCCACGACCCGGCCATCGCCCGCCAGGTCACCCTCGGTCTCGCCCCGTGGCACGGCCGGGTGCTGGTGCTCGACCGCGACGACGCGGCCGAGGCAGCGCAGGCAGGGGGCCACGGCAGCCCGCTCCCCAACCTCGTCCACGGCGGCCCCGGTCGCGCGGGCGGCGGTGAGGAGCTCGGCGGCATCCGCGGCGTGCTCCACCACATGCAGCGCACCGCGATCCAGGCGTCGCCCGACATGCTCACCGCGATCACCGGCCGTTGGACGACGGGTGCCGAGCGCCGGGTCGACGAGGGCCACCCGTTCCGCAAGAGCCTCGCCGAGCTGCGGATCGGCGACAGCATCGTGTCGGACTCACGCACGGTCACCCTCGCCGACATCGACCACTTCGCGGAGTTCACCGGCGACACGTTCTACGCCCACACCGACCCCGAGGCCGCGGCCGCCAACCCGCTGTTCGGCGGCATCGTCGCCCACGGCTACCTGGTCGTGTCGCTCGCCGCCGGCCTGTTCGTCGAACCGAACCCCGGCCCGGTGCTGGCCAACTTCGGCGTGGACAACCTGCGGTTCCTGACCCCGGTGAAGGCCGAGGACACCATCCGCGTGACGCTCACCGTCAAGCAGGTCACCCCGCGCACGTCCGCCGACTACGGCGAGGTCCGCTGGGACGCCGTGGTCACCAACCAGGACGACGCGCCGGTCGCGACGTACGACGTGCTCACGCTGGTCGCGAAGACCTGGCCGCAGGAGGACGCCGCTACCAACTAG
- the paaA gene encoding 1,2-phenylacetyl-CoA epoxidase subunit PaaA, translated as MSSAVAESELAAQFEATIDRKDRIEPRDWMPDAYRKTLVRQVAQHAHSEIIGMQPEGNWIGRAPSLRRKAILLAKVQDEAGHGLYLYSATETLGVSRDELTEMLISGKQKYSSIFNYPTLSYADVGTIGWLVDGAAICNQVPLCRTSFGPYGRAMIRICKEESFHQRQGYELLMTMMRGTDEQRAMVQESVNRFWWPALMMFGPPDDASPNTEQSMAWGIKTHTNDELRQRFVDMSVPQAEALGVTFPDPDLVWNEERQAHDFGQPDWDEFWDVVKGNGPCNAQRIAHRKQAWDDGAWVREAALAFARATPSTNDGSRA; from the coding sequence ATGTCGTCGGCCGTCGCGGAGTCCGAGCTCGCCGCCCAGTTCGAGGCGACCATCGACCGCAAGGACCGCATCGAGCCGCGTGATTGGATGCCCGACGCCTACCGGAAGACGCTGGTCCGCCAGGTCGCCCAGCACGCGCACTCGGAGATCATCGGCATGCAGCCGGAGGGCAACTGGATCGGCCGGGCGCCGTCGCTGCGCCGCAAGGCGATCCTGCTCGCCAAGGTGCAGGACGAGGCCGGCCACGGGCTCTATCTCTACTCGGCCACCGAGACCCTCGGGGTCTCCCGGGACGAGCTGACCGAGATGCTGATCTCGGGGAAGCAGAAGTACTCCTCGATCTTCAACTACCCGACGCTGTCCTACGCCGACGTCGGGACCATCGGCTGGCTGGTCGACGGCGCGGCCATCTGCAACCAGGTCCCGCTGTGCCGTACGTCGTTCGGGCCCTACGGCCGCGCGATGATCCGGATCTGCAAGGAGGAGTCCTTCCACCAGCGGCAGGGCTACGAGCTGCTGATGACGATGATGCGCGGCACGGACGAGCAGCGCGCGATGGTGCAGGAGTCGGTGAACCGGTTCTGGTGGCCGGCGCTGATGATGTTCGGCCCGCCGGACGACGCCTCCCCGAACACCGAGCAGTCCATGGCGTGGGGCATCAAGACCCACACCAACGACGAGCTGCGCCAGCGTTTCGTCGACATGTCGGTGCCGCAGGCCGAGGCGCTCGGCGTCACCTTTCCCGATCCCGACCTGGTCTGGAACGAGGAACGGCAGGCGCACGACTTCGGTCAGCCCGACTGGGACGAGTTCTGGGACGTCGTCAAGGGCAACGGGCCGTGCAACGCGCAGCGGATCGCCCACCGCAAGCAGGCGTGGGACGACGGCGCCTGGGTGCGTGAGGCGGCCCTCGCGTTCGCCAGAGCGACCCCCTCGACCAACGACGGGAGCAGGGCATGA
- the paaB gene encoding 1,2-phenylacetyl-CoA epoxidase subunit PaaB: protein MSNEVRGEWPLYEVFVRGKRGLNHVHVGSLHAADDEMAVRHARDVYTRRNEGVSIWVVRSEAITASSPDEKDPLFAPSGDKVYRHPTFYEIPDNVPHM, encoded by the coding sequence ATGAGCAACGAGGTGCGGGGCGAGTGGCCCCTCTACGAGGTGTTCGTGCGCGGCAAGCGCGGCCTCAACCACGTCCACGTCGGATCGCTGCACGCGGCAGACGACGAGATGGCCGTACGGCACGCGCGCGACGTCTACACCCGTCGCAACGAGGGCGTCTCCATCTGGGTGGTCCGCTCCGAGGCGATCACCGCCTCGAGCCCCGACGAGAAGGATCCGCTCTTCGCGCCCAGCGGCGACAAGGTCTACCGCCATCCCACCTTCTACGAGATCCCCGACAACGTCCCCCACATGTGA
- the paaC gene encoding 1,2-phenylacetyl-CoA epoxidase subunit PaaC — MSNIHTHEPDDHESAYSGLLVNDSHWAFGTDFEDPLAGVDTTVPDGVDPGVLATYCLMLGDDALILSQRLAEWCSRAPDLEEDIALANIALDLLGQARLLLARSAAADPGVVPALPDGSPVPDEDRLAFFRDDQQFRNVRLAEVPNGDFAETVVRILLFSSWRLALFERMAGSRDAVLAAVAAKGVKELAYHRDFAGRWFLTLAQGTEQSRRRLLTALDGLWPLWSELFESHDVERAAAAAGVGVDPSDVAAEVDVVLEQVFAASGVERPERPGLAGVQGRKGRDGRHTEAFSLLLAEMQVVARAHPEGQW; from the coding sequence ATGTCGAACATTCACACCCATGAGCCGGACGACCACGAGTCGGCGTACTCCGGACTGCTGGTCAACGACTCCCACTGGGCGTTCGGGACCGACTTCGAGGACCCTCTCGCCGGCGTCGACACCACGGTGCCCGACGGGGTCGACCCGGGCGTGCTGGCGACGTACTGCCTGATGCTGGGCGACGACGCATTGATCCTGTCGCAGCGCCTGGCCGAGTGGTGCAGCCGCGCCCCGGACCTCGAGGAGGACATCGCGCTCGCCAACATCGCGCTCGACCTCTTGGGACAGGCGCGGCTGCTGCTGGCGCGGTCAGCGGCGGCCGACCCCGGCGTCGTACCCGCGCTGCCCGACGGTTCCCCGGTCCCCGACGAGGACCGGCTGGCGTTCTTCCGTGACGACCAGCAGTTCCGCAACGTGCGTCTCGCCGAGGTCCCCAACGGCGACTTCGCCGAGACCGTGGTCCGGATCCTGCTCTTCTCCTCCTGGCGGCTCGCGCTCTTCGAGCGAATGGCGGGGAGCCGGGACGCGGTGCTCGCGGCCGTCGCCGCGAAGGGCGTGAAGGAGCTGGCCTACCACCGTGACTTCGCCGGGCGCTGGTTCCTGACCCTCGCCCAGGGCACCGAGCAGTCGCGGCGTCGGCTGCTGACCGCGCTCGACGGGCTCTGGCCGCTGTGGAGCGAGCTCTTCGAGTCCCACGACGTCGAACGCGCTGCCGCGGCGGCCGGTGTCGGCGTCGACCCGAGCGACGTCGCGGCCGAGGTCGACGTCGTGCTCGAGCAGGTCTTCGCTGCCAGCGGGGTCGAGCGACCGGAACGACCCGGACTGGCCGGCGTGCAGGGGCGGAAGGGTCGCGACGGCCGGCACACCGAGGCGTTCAGCCTGCTGCTCGCCGAGATGCAGGTCGTGGCCCGCGCACATCCCGAGGGTCAGTGGTGA
- the paaD gene encoding 1,2-phenylacetyl-CoA epoxidase subunit PaaD has protein sequence MTAVLDRAEVLSRAWAAAATVVDPELPMLTLVDLGVLRDVTIDEDGGVVAAITPTYSGCPAMATMRDDLMRTLRDAGFPGARVRVALHPAWTTDWITPAGRAALASAGISPPGSAPVRTGPVPLQLTPTRRAVRCPRCGTDDVGLTSEFGSTACKAMYQCRGCGEPFDHVKEI, from the coding sequence GTGACCGCCGTCCTCGACCGCGCCGAGGTCCTCTCGCGCGCCTGGGCGGCAGCGGCCACGGTCGTCGACCCCGAGCTGCCGATGCTCACGCTCGTCGACCTCGGGGTCCTCCGCGACGTGACGATCGACGAGGACGGCGGGGTGGTCGCGGCCATCACGCCGACGTACTCCGGCTGTCCGGCGATGGCCACCATGCGCGACGATTTGATGCGGACGCTTCGCGACGCGGGATTCCCCGGGGCGCGGGTCCGGGTCGCCCTCCACCCCGCCTGGACCACCGACTGGATCACGCCTGCCGGCAGGGCGGCGCTGGCGTCGGCCGGCATCTCACCCCCCGGATCCGCGCCGGTGAGGACCGGACCGGTCCCGCTCCAGCTGACGCCGACCCGCCGCGCGGTCCGATGCCCCCGGTGCGGCACCGACGACGTCGGCCTCACCTCGGAGTTCGGGTCGACCGCCTGCAAGGCGATGTACCAGTGCCGCGGGTGTGGCGAGCCCTTCGACCACGTGAAGGAGATCTGA